From a region of the Oryza sativa Japonica Group chromosome 6, ASM3414082v1 genome:
- the LOC4340220 gene encoding U-box domain-containing protein 70-like: MEAEDDERAEAEAEARREKEAGNAAYRKLYLETAVRHYTRGALLDPRDISFLTNRAAAYLLMSKYKECVRDCDEAVEKGRELRADNKLVARALARKASALLKLAACAADYDPAIRALQQSLAEHYSEETLAKLGEAEEARKEIEERERLDQEAADHHRDRGNDFFKQKRYQEAAMHYTEAMKKNPKDPRVFSNRAQCHIYLGALPEGLEDADKCIALDPTFLKGYLRKAKVQLLMGNYEIALATYVEGLKCDPNNLEVLDGLRRCAACIKRANGGDSRAEDLREILGDLHLNDDLCNKLQKSMDEAAVLKKEASDERLKRIESERLARTLEDLYLSQVQQRKETEESLSRVQQEFEQLKIQQDEVTVELQRVNEQNENLLGQLSDSREHFEWLLSEHDQLLRERDNAVREVEELRQKRGQMLSVLVTAMHCEFSSSEVESATENFSNSLKIGEGGFGCVYKGILRNMTVAIKVLRPDSLQGQSQFEQEVSILSRVRHPHLVTLLGACSESSTLVYEFLPNGSLEDFLMCSDKRQTLTWQARIRIIAEICSALIFLHKNKPHPVVHGDLKPANILLGVNLVSKLSDFGISRLLIQSSTNNTTLYRTMHPVGTPLYMDPEFLSTGELTPQSDVYSFGIVVLRLLTGKPPVGIKNIVEDAMEKGDLNSVIDTSVGEWPHLHIEQLAYLALRCTELSRRCRPDLSGEVWAIVEAIRDAALSSPSSSRSAQDQNSPPSYFICPISQDIMDDPHIAADGFTYEAEAIRSWLCNGHDTSPMTNLLLEHEELIPNRALRSAIQEWLQQHSMSL, from the exons ATGGAGGCGGAGGACGACGAGCgagccgaggcggaggcggaggcgcggcgggAGAAGGAGGCCGGCAACGCCGCCTACCGCAAGCTCTACCTCGAGACGGCCGTGCGCCACTACACCCGCGGCGCCCTCCTCGACCCCCGCGACATCTCCTTCCTCaccaaccgcgccgccgcctacctcCTCATGTCCAAG TACAAGGAGTGCGTGAGGGATTGCGACGAGGCGGTGGAGAAGGGGCGGGAGCTACGCGCCGACAACAAGCTGGTCGCGCGGGCGCTGGCGAGGAAGGCGTCGGCGCTGCTCAAgctcgccgcctgcgccgcggaCTACGACCCGGCGATCAGGGCGCTGCAGCAGTCGCTGGCCGAGCACTACAGCGAGGAGACGCTCGCCAAGCTGGGCGAGGCGGAGGAAGCCAGGAAGGAGATTGAGGAGCGGGAGCGGCTTGATCAGGAAGCTGCCGATCACCACCGAGACAGAG GCAACGATTTCTTCAAGCAGAAAAGGTACCAGGAAGCAGCAATGCACTATACTGAAGCCATGAAAAAGAACCCAAAAGATCCCAGG GTTTTTAGCAACAGAGCCCAATGCCACATCTACCTAGGAGCATTGCCTGAAGGTCTTGAAGATGCAGATAAATGCATAGCGTTGGATCCTACTTTTCTGAAAGGCTATCTGCGTAAAGCTAAAGTTCAGTTACTTATGGGCAATTATGAAATTGCTCTGGCAACTTATGTAGAGGGTTTGAAGTGTGACCCAAACAACCTCGAAGTTCTTGATGGCTTAAGGAG ATGTGCAGCATGCATTAAAAGAGCTAATGGCGGTGATTCTAGAGCAGAGGACTTGAGAGAGATACTG GGAGATTTGCATTTGAATGATGATCTGTGTAATAAACTTCAAAAAAGCATGGATGAAGCTGCGGTGTTGAAGAAGGAAGCATCCGACGAGCGCTTAAAGCGGATTGAATCTGAACGATTG GCCAGGACATTGGAAGATTTGTATTTAAGCCAGGTCCAACAAAGGAAAGAAACAGAGGAATCTCTTTCAAGGGTACAACAAGAGTTTGAACAACTTAAAATACAGCAAGATGAGGTCACCGTGGAACTTCAGAGAGTCAATGAGCAGAATGAGAATCTACTAGGTCAACTCTCAGACTCCAGAGAGCATTTTGAATGGCTTCTATCTGAGCATGACCAATTGCTACGTGAACGAGATAATGCAGTTCGAGAGGTTGAAGAACTACGTCAGAAAAGAGGACAGATGCTTTCAGTTTTGGTTACAGCGATGCACTGTGAATTTTCATCATCTGAAGTGGAATCTGCAACAGAAAATTTTAGTAATTCATTGAAGATTGGAGAAGGTGGGTTTGGCTGCGTATACAAAGGTATCCTCCGGAACATGACAGTTGCAATAAAGGTGCTGAGACCTGATAGTTTACAGGGACAATCACAGTTCGAACAAGAG GTTTCTATCCTCAGTAGAGTGAGACACCCTCACCTTGTGACTCTCTTAGGAGCTTGCTCAGAGTCTTCAACACTCGTATACGAGTTCCTGCCAAATGGAAGCCTAGAAGATTTTCTTATGTGTTCAGATAAGAGGCAAACTCTGACGTGGCAGGCTCGGATTCGAATTATTGCTGAGATATGTTCAGCACTAATCTTTCTGCATAAGAATAAACCTCACCCAGTTGTTCATGGAGATCTCAAGCCTGCTAACATTCTCCTTGGTGTTAACTTAGTCAGTAAGCTTAGTGACTTTGGTATTTCTCGCCTCCTAATCCAGTCCAGCACCAATAACACCACCCTGTACCGCACCATGCATCCTGTGGGCACCCCTCTGTACATGGACCCAGAATTTCTTTCCACTGGAGAGTTGACACCTCAGTCTGATGTTTATTCATTTGGTATTGTAGTCTTGCGTCTTTTAACAGGAAAGCCTCCTGTTGGTATAAAGAATATCGTGGAGGATGCAATGGAGAAAGGTGACTTGAACTCAGTAATTGATACCTCAGTGGGAGAGTGGCCTCATCTGCACATCGAGCAGCTGGCATACCTTGCTCTCAGATGCACTGAGTTAAGCAGGAGGTGCCGCCCTGATCTTTCAGGTGAGGTGTGGGCAATAGTTGAGGCTATAAGGGATGCTGCATTATCTTCACCTTCATCCTCTAGATCAGCACAGGATCAAAACAGTCCACCGTCATATTTCATCTGTCCTATATCTCAG GATATCATGGATGATCCTCACATTGCAGCAGATGGATTCACCTATGAAGCTGAGGCAATCAGGAGTTGGCTCTGCAATGGCCATGACACGTCTCCAATGACCAACTTGCTACTTGAACATGAGGAGCTCATTCCGAATCGCGCACTGCGTTCTGCTATTCAGGAGTGGCTCCAGCAGCACAGCATGTCGCTGTAG